GTGAGCGCGAGGCCGCCGGCAGGGTCGAGGTCGAAGCGCGCGCCGAGCCGCACGAGCCCGCGGACCCGGTGCGGGCCGTCGTCGACGAGCACGCGCACCGCCGCCGGGTCGCACAGGCCGCCGCCGGCCGCGACCGTGTCGTCGTAGTGGGCGTCCGGGGAGTCGGTGTCGGCGAGCGCGGCGGCGATGCCGCCCTGCGCCCAGCGCGTCGACCCGCTCGCCGCCTCCGTCTTCGTGACGAGCGTGACGCCGAGGCCGCGCCGTGACAGCCGCAGCGCGGCCGTGAGCCCGGCGATGCCGGACCCGACGACCACGACGTCGTCGACGACGGCCGCGGGCAGGTCCGTCGTGGTCGGCGCGACGAGGTGGCGCGGGACCCGGGTCACGCGCCGCTCACCCCGGGCGGTGCGACGACGACGTCGACGGCGTCGATGAGGCGCAGCGGGGCGACGTGCGCGGCGAGCAGCAGCACCGCGGGTCCCGCGTACTCGTCCGGGACGGGCTCGAGGTCGTCGGGGCCCACGAGGGCGACGTAGTCCGGCTCCACCCCGTGCGCGCCCGCCAGCACCTCACGGGCCGCGCCGAGCACGGCCCCGGCGCCGGCGCCGGCGGCCGAGGCCTGCTGGGCGGCCCGGCCCGCGGCGGGCAGCGCGGCGGC
The nucleotide sequence above comes from Aquipuribacter sp. SD81. Encoded proteins:
- a CDS encoding pantoate--beta-alanine ligase, producing AAALPAAGRAAQQASAAGAGAGAVLGAAREVLAGAHGVEPDYVALVGPDDLEPVPDEYAGPAVLLLAAHVAPLRLIDAVDVVVAPPGVSGA